A window from Leuconostoc mesenteroides subsp. mesenteroides encodes these proteins:
- a CDS encoding TetR family transcriptional regulator, with the protein MSNKTDARVLRTKHIIQAETIILLSTQPDFSITTLLDRANITRGTFYKYYRNKEHLISEINDSLINDLLEHTQQTFKITDMINTVSKQAAFYNAVLNHDIDKPFSDALYTRLRTQMATRTSTLNDEERRAQQYQWEVINAGFWAIMAKWLADNMNISQSDLFREFTELWRINTNTVASNGLNLFDFSNGDELI; encoded by the coding sequence ATGTCAAATAAAACTGATGCACGTGTTTTACGTACGAAACACATTATCCAAGCTGAAACAATTATATTACTTTCAACGCAGCCAGACTTTTCTATCACAACCCTATTGGATCGTGCGAATATTACGCGAGGAACATTTTATAAATATTATCGTAACAAAGAACATCTTATATCTGAGATTAATGATTCTTTGATTAATGACTTACTAGAGCATACACAACAAACTTTCAAAATAACCGATATGATCAACACTGTGAGTAAACAAGCGGCTTTTTATAATGCTGTTTTGAACCATGATATTGACAAACCATTCAGTGATGCTTTATATACTAGACTACGTACCCAAATGGCAACCCGCACTAGTACGTTAAATGATGAAGAACGAAGGGCGCAACAATATCAATGGGAAGTTATCAATGCTGGCTTTTGGGCTATCATGGCTAAATGGTTGGCAGACAATATGAACATTTCGCAATCTGACTTGTTCAGAGAATTTACAGAGTTATGGCGAATCAATACCAATACGGTTGCCAGTAATGGATTAAACTTATTCGACTTTAGTAATGGCGATGAATTGATATGA
- a CDS encoding molecular chaperone, protein MRKAFIALGVVIAALLIAFITFNQQPKYADVSMPRSDYTHLQESRKNIKRLINDLSKFNYKKDSTMAAIEKDAKTIANENSKDLSSSDAQTLRDALYGQNGIVTIVKAAQTGKYNIDASVASRFHTGFDSIITMSVNAINKSSAQRANIVTQMKKDLNIEEAIYQIGAKHEE, encoded by the coding sequence ATGAGAAAAGCATTTATTGCCTTGGGTGTCGTGATTGCAGCGCTGCTCATCGCCTTTATAACTTTTAATCAACAGCCAAAGTACGCAGATGTTTCCATGCCAAGATCTGACTATACTCATTTACAAGAATCACGTAAAAATATAAAAAGGTTGATTAATGATTTAAGCAAATTTAATTACAAAAAAGACAGCACAATGGCAGCAATTGAAAAAGATGCTAAAACCATTGCTAACGAAAACAGCAAAGATTTAAGTAGCTCTGATGCACAGACACTTCGTGATGCCTTGTATGGCCAAAATGGTATTGTCACGATTGTTAAAGCTGCACAAACTGGTAAATACAACATTGACGCTAGTGTCGCATCCCGTTTCCATACTGGATTTGATTCGATTATAACCATGTCTGTCAATGCAATCAATAAGAGTTCTGCTCAGCGTGCAAATATTGTTACTCAAATGAAAAAAGACTTAAATATCGAAGAAGCCATATACCAAATTGGTGCTAAGCATGAAGAATAA
- a CDS encoding GNAT family N-acetyltransferase: MMNVRTVKLADAPTLLSIYKPYVEKTTSTFEYNVPTIQDFKDRITNTVEKYPYIVIEEDDTILGYAYAHEFNSRGAYKWTVEISVYVAQEARNRGIGKMLYSEIENILKKQNVVHIVACITEENETSKKFHERMGYENVGLFKKIGFKSGKWLDNFWMQKTLCPSDQPKEFVPFSAL, translated from the coding sequence ATGATGAATGTCCGCACGGTGAAGTTAGCAGACGCACCGACACTATTAAGTATCTACAAACCTTACGTCGAAAAGACAACCTCTACTTTCGAGTACAATGTTCCTACTATCCAAGATTTTAAAGACCGAATCACTAATACGGTTGAGAAATACCCTTATATCGTTATAGAAGAAGACGACACAATTTTAGGTTATGCATATGCTCATGAGTTCAATAGCCGTGGTGCGTACAAATGGACCGTTGAAATTAGCGTATACGTCGCCCAAGAGGCTCGTAATCGCGGAATAGGTAAAATGCTATATTCCGAAATTGAAAATATATTAAAAAAGCAAAATGTTGTTCATATTGTTGCTTGCATTACTGAAGAAAATGAAACAAGCAAAAAGTTCCATGAGAGAATGGGTTATGAAAATGTTGGTTTATTTAAAAAAATAGGTTTTAAATCTGGAAAATGGTTAGATAACTTTTGGATGCAAAAAACACTCTGTCCTTCTGATCAACCGAAAGAGTTTGTGCCTTTTAGCGCATTATAA
- the rarD gene encoding EamA family transporter RarD: protein MENKHLGIISGLSAYLLWGMLGVFWELLSVVPAMDTLAYRIVWSLVTISVVLTFQKSWKEVWHVIIQLIENHKIGWIILSAFLISINWFLYIDMVTHEQATEASLSYYIMPLMNVVVAVIFLHEKLSRSKMVALILVIIGVVILTIQTGSLPLNTLLMAATFCFYGLIKKQVPLPATISLTLETLFVAPIALVYLFLSPHVMIQNEPKITILLIMSGILTVIPLLLFAVANKNTDFITLSFIQYLNPTIQLLMAIFVLHEAFNWHKVIVFAFIWTGILVFIIGSLNSYHKLKKTIS, encoded by the coding sequence ATGGAAAATAAACATCTAGGTATCATTTCTGGCCTGTCTGCATACCTTCTATGGGGCATGCTGGGTGTGTTCTGGGAACTATTAAGTGTTGTTCCAGCAATGGATACACTAGCTTATCGAATTGTTTGGTCACTTGTGACCATTAGTGTGGTGTTGACTTTTCAAAAAAGCTGGAAAGAGGTTTGGCACGTCATTATCCAATTAATCGAAAATCATAAGATAGGTTGGATTATATTGAGTGCCTTCCTAATCTCAATTAACTGGTTTTTATATATTGATATGGTAACTCATGAGCAAGCTACTGAAGCAAGTCTTTCTTACTACATCATGCCATTAATGAATGTGGTTGTCGCGGTTATTTTCTTACATGAAAAACTATCAAGGTCCAAAATGGTCGCCTTAATACTTGTTATTATTGGCGTTGTCATCCTAACTATTCAAACGGGATCACTACCTTTAAATACGCTACTAATGGCGGCTACATTTTGTTTCTATGGCTTAATCAAAAAACAAGTACCCTTACCAGCTACAATTTCATTAACACTGGAAACCCTCTTCGTTGCACCTATTGCTTTAGTTTATCTGTTCTTATCTCCACATGTGATGATACAAAATGAGCCTAAGATTACAATTCTATTGATTATGAGTGGTATCTTAACGGTTATCCCCTTACTCTTATTCGCTGTTGCCAATAAAAATACTGACTTTATCACGTTGAGTTTTATTCAATATCTTAATCCAACTATTCAATTGCTTATGGCCATTTTTGTTTTGCATGAAGCCTTTAACTGGCATAAGGTCATTGTGTTTGCTTTTATTTGGACTGGCATACTCGTATTTATTATTGGTAGTTTGAATAGCTATCATAAATTGAAAAAAACAATTTCATAA
- a CDS encoding QacE family quaternary ammonium compound efflux SMR transporter has product MSWIFLLFAGISEILWSTAMKLSDGFSKVGWAIITVVGLITSMLCLLQAVKHLSFSLAYPIWTGIGAVGSVLVGVILFHDKFSSATWFFVVLLIIAIIGIKMTAGE; this is encoded by the coding sequence ATGTCTTGGATCTTTTTGTTATTTGCCGGTATTTCGGAAATATTATGGTCAACCGCTATGAAGTTAAGTGATGGTTTTTCTAAAGTGGGTTGGGCTATTATTACTGTAGTAGGTCTAATTACTAGCATGCTTTGTCTGCTGCAAGCTGTTAAACACTTATCATTTAGTCTCGCTTACCCAATCTGGACAGGGATTGGCGCTGTTGGTTCAGTCCTTGTAGGGGTTATCCTTTTTCACGATAAATTTTCAAGTGCGACATGGTTCTTTGTTGTTCTGCTAATTATTGCAATTATTGGAATAAAGATGACAGCAGGAGAATAG
- the typA gene encoding translational GTPase TypA, giving the protein MANREDIRNIAIIAHVDHGKTTLVNELLKQSDTLDSRKELGDRAMDTNDIEKERGITILSKNTAVKVGDKQINILDTPGHADFGGEVERIMGMVDGVLLVVDAFEGTMPQTRFVLKKAFEQHLTPIVIVNKVDRPGARPEEVVDEVLDLFIELGADEEDLDFPVIFASAMNGTSSLSPNVDDQEHTMKPIFDAVFNTIPSPVDNSDEPLQFQVAMLDYNDFVGRIGIGRVKRGTIKIGDNVEVLKLDGSAQSFRVTKLAGFIGLDQVDIQEAKAGDLIAVSGMEDISVGETVADPAHPDALPILRIDEPTLQMTFRQNDSPFAGKEGKFVTARQIEDRLRRELHTDVSLRVEDIGQAGAWSVSGRGELHLSILIETMRREGFELQASRPQVIYREIDGVQSEPYESVQIDTPDEYSSTVIDSLNQRKGEMVNMESVGNGQTRLTYMAPSRGLIGYSTEFMSATRGYGIFNHTYAEYRPVVRNWEPGRRNGALVSINQGTTSNYAIMGVEDRGQMFVGAGVEVYEGMIVGMNARDNDISVNVTKLKPQSNVRSSNKDQTASIKTPRIMNLEASLEFLNDDEYVEVTPENVRIRKAILNTAEREKAAKRRKASAN; this is encoded by the coding sequence TTGGCAAATCGCGAAGACATTCGTAACATCGCTATCATTGCCCACGTCGATCACGGGAAGACGACGCTGGTTAACGAACTTTTGAAGCAATCAGACACATTGGATTCACGCAAGGAATTGGGTGATCGTGCAATGGATACTAACGATATTGAAAAAGAACGTGGTATCACTATCTTGTCAAAAAACACAGCCGTGAAGGTTGGGGACAAGCAAATTAACATTTTGGATACACCTGGACACGCGGACTTCGGTGGTGAAGTTGAACGTATCATGGGTATGGTTGATGGTGTTTTATTGGTCGTTGATGCTTTTGAAGGTACAATGCCACAAACTCGTTTTGTGTTGAAAAAAGCTTTCGAACAACATTTAACACCAATCGTTATCGTTAACAAGGTCGACCGTCCTGGTGCACGGCCTGAAGAAGTCGTTGACGAAGTATTGGATTTGTTTATTGAATTAGGTGCTGATGAAGAAGATTTGGACTTCCCAGTTATCTTTGCTTCAGCAATGAACGGTACGTCTTCTTTGTCACCAAATGTTGATGATCAAGAACATACAATGAAGCCAATTTTTGATGCTGTCTTTAATACAATTCCTTCACCAGTTGATAATTCAGATGAACCACTACAATTCCAAGTTGCGATGCTGGATTATAATGACTTCGTTGGTCGTATCGGCATTGGTCGTGTTAAGCGTGGAACAATTAAAATTGGTGACAACGTTGAAGTTTTGAAGTTAGATGGTTCAGCACAAAGTTTCCGTGTAACTAAGCTTGCTGGCTTCATTGGATTAGATCAAGTAGATATTCAAGAAGCTAAAGCTGGTGATTTGATTGCTGTCTCTGGTATGGAAGATATCTCTGTTGGTGAAACTGTTGCAGATCCTGCACATCCAGATGCACTACCAATTTTACGTATCGACGAGCCTACTTTGCAAATGACATTCCGTCAAAATGATAGTCCGTTTGCAGGTAAAGAAGGTAAGTTTGTTACTGCACGTCAAATCGAAGACCGTTTGCGTCGTGAACTGCATACTGATGTGTCATTGCGAGTTGAAGATATTGGGCAAGCTGGGGCTTGGTCAGTGTCTGGTCGTGGTGAGTTACATTTGTCAATTTTGATTGAAACAATGCGTCGTGAAGGCTTTGAATTGCAAGCTTCTCGTCCACAGGTTATTTACCGTGAAATTGATGGGGTTCAATCAGAACCTTATGAATCAGTTCAAATTGATACACCTGATGAGTATTCATCAACAGTTATTGATTCATTAAACCAACGTAAGGGTGAAATGGTCAATATGGAGTCTGTTGGTAATGGACAAACACGTTTGACTTATATGGCACCTTCACGTGGCTTAATTGGTTACTCAACTGAATTTATGTCAGCTACGCGTGGATATGGTATCTTTAACCATACGTATGCTGAATATCGTCCAGTTGTTCGTAACTGGGAACCAGGACGTCGTAATGGTGCTTTGGTTTCTATTAACCAAGGAACAACTTCAAACTATGCCATCATGGGTGTCGAAGATCGTGGACAAATGTTTGTTGGTGCTGGTGTTGAAGTTTATGAAGGAATGATTGTTGGAATGAATGCGCGTGACAATGATATCTCTGTCAACGTTACAAAGTTGAAGCCACAGTCAAACGTTCGTTCATCAAACAAGGACCAAACTGCTTCAATTAAGACACCACGTATCATGAATTTGGAAGCTTCTTTGGAATTCTTGAATGATGATGAATATGTTGAAGTAACTCCTGAAAATGTACGTATCCGTAAAGCTATCTTGAACACAGCTGAACGTGAAAAGGCTGCAAAGCGTCGTAAGGCATCAGCAAATTAA
- a CDS encoding inositol monophosphatase family protein, producing MKTISSFEIQEIDQTVLTWLDELQKSTMAAMNQHLDVATKNDARDLVTNVDKSNEQVINTYIRNFDPDAQIVSEEGFGDRPISMVGHVWFVDPIDGTMNFYKQHDDFAIMIALYVDNQPILGWIMDVVNNIVYHGGPQIGVFANQLRLDPPENDALNQGIVLLSGARLLYGMFGYDEIAKNALGYRVIGAAGPSFIRVLRGQAVGYSSKMMSWDFAAGQVLAKTLGLIVSDIDGKQLDMLSSNIVLVATNRAHRDILALHRS from the coding sequence ATGAAAACAATAAGCTCATTCGAAATTCAAGAAATCGACCAAACTGTGTTAACGTGGCTTGATGAATTACAAAAGTCTACAATGGCAGCGATGAATCAGCATTTAGACGTAGCTACTAAAAACGATGCACGTGATTTAGTAACGAATGTTGATAAAAGCAATGAGCAAGTAATCAACACGTATATTCGAAATTTCGATCCGGATGCACAAATTGTGAGCGAAGAAGGATTTGGTGATAGACCAATTAGTATGGTTGGTCATGTATGGTTTGTCGATCCAATTGATGGTACTATGAATTTTTATAAGCAGCACGATGACTTTGCGATTATGATAGCACTTTATGTTGATAATCAGCCTATTTTGGGATGGATTATGGATGTGGTAAATAATATTGTTTATCATGGTGGTCCTCAAATCGGTGTTTTCGCTAATCAATTGCGTTTAGATCCGCCAGAAAATGATGCACTCAACCAAGGAATTGTGTTATTGAGTGGTGCGCGCTTGCTCTATGGTATGTTTGGATATGACGAAATTGCTAAAAATGCTTTGGGATACCGTGTTATTGGTGCTGCTGGCCCGTCTTTTATCCGTGTCTTAAGAGGCCAGGCTGTAGGCTATTCTTCAAAAATGATGTCATGGGATTTTGCTGCTGGCCAGGTTTTAGCAAAAACTTTAGGATTAATCGTTTCAGACATTGACGGAAAGCAGTTAGATATGTTATCATCTAACATAGTATTAGTTGCTACGAATCGAGCGCATCGCGATATTTTGGCGTTGCATAGAAGCTAG
- a CDS encoding peptide deformylase, with translation MTIRFTMDKITRDGDPVLRKTAASVPFPLNEEHAQLAKDMMAYLVVSQDEKQNEKYGLRPGVGLAAPQVGYSLSMSSILIPALDPEDTTGEPYFKGTIFNPVIISESVKRGALNVGEGCLSVDEDVPGFVPRAYRITVRYQDENGNKQTIKLRDYPAIVFQHEIDHLHGHLYYDHINMQSPWEVDEDTKYID, from the coding sequence ATGACAATCAGATTTACTATGGATAAAATCACACGGGACGGAGATCCCGTCCTGCGAAAGACGGCTGCGTCCGTTCCTTTCCCTTTGAATGAAGAACATGCACAACTTGCTAAAGATATGATGGCATATTTAGTTGTATCTCAAGATGAAAAACAAAATGAGAAATACGGTCTACGTCCAGGTGTTGGATTAGCTGCTCCACAAGTAGGCTACTCTTTGAGCATGTCATCAATTTTAATACCTGCACTCGACCCAGAAGACACAACCGGCGAACCTTATTTTAAAGGTACAATTTTCAATCCGGTAATTATTTCAGAATCCGTCAAACGCGGTGCCTTAAATGTTGGTGAAGGTTGCCTGTCAGTTGATGAAGATGTACCAGGCTTTGTTCCTCGTGCTTATCGAATAACGGTTCGCTATCAAGATGAAAACGGTAATAAACAAACAATTAAATTGCGCGATTATCCTGCTATTGTTTTTCAACATGAAATTGACCACTTACACGGGCACTTATATTATGATCACATCAATATGCAATCGCCTTGGGAAGTCGATGAAGATACAAAATATATTGACTAA
- a CDS encoding DnaJ domain-containing protein: MNNTEYYNRLGVSKDASQDEIKKAYRKLSKKYHPDLNHESGAEEKYKEVQEAFETLGDEQKRAQYDQFGPNGGQGGFGGQGGFGGQGGFNDFSDLGDIFSQMFGGGFDPNRPRKGQDLQYRMNLTFEEAIFGKETTIKFNRGDGKQHEIKVTVPAGVETGQQMRLSGQGESGVNGGPQGDLFVVFQVSPSRDGFERDGADVYLEQKISFVTAALGDEIQVKTVHGEVKLRIPAGTQTGKRFRLSGKGAPRLRGNGHGDQFVIVTVEVPTRLNKDQKKALEAFKEATDGTTKKKSFFDKL, from the coding sequence GTGAATAACACTGAATATTATAACCGTCTCGGCGTTAGTAAAGACGCTAGTCAAGATGAAATAAAAAAGGCTTATCGTAAGCTATCCAAAAAATACCATCCGGATTTGAACCATGAGTCTGGTGCTGAAGAAAAGTATAAAGAAGTTCAAGAAGCTTTTGAGACACTCGGTGACGAACAAAAACGAGCTCAGTATGATCAGTTTGGCCCAAATGGTGGGCAAGGTGGCTTCGGCGGTCAAGGTGGTTTTGGTGGTCAAGGCGGATTCAATGATTTTTCAGATTTGGGTGATATTTTCAGTCAAATGTTCGGTGGCGGCTTTGATCCTAATCGACCACGCAAAGGACAAGACTTGCAATATCGCATGAATTTGACTTTTGAGGAAGCCATTTTTGGTAAAGAAACGACTATTAAGTTTAATCGTGGAGATGGTAAGCAACACGAAATTAAGGTTACTGTACCAGCTGGTGTTGAAACCGGTCAGCAAATGCGTTTGAGTGGACAAGGTGAAAGTGGTGTTAATGGTGGACCACAAGGAGACCTGTTCGTTGTCTTCCAAGTATCACCATCAAGAGATGGGTTTGAACGTGATGGTGCAGATGTTTACTTAGAACAAAAGATAAGCTTTGTGACAGCAGCATTGGGTGATGAAATTCAAGTCAAGACCGTTCACGGTGAAGTGAAATTGAGAATCCCAGCAGGTACTCAAACAGGCAAACGTTTCCGGTTGAGTGGTAAGGGTGCTCCACGTTTGCGTGGAAATGGACACGGAGATCAATTTGTTATTGTAACTGTCGAAGTACCGACACGACTTAATAAAGATCAGAAAAAAGCGTTGGAGGCTTTCAAAGAAGCGACTGACGGTACAACTAAGAAAAAAAGTTTCTTCGATAAGTTGTAA
- the dnaK gene encoding molecular chaperone DnaK, translating to MSKIIGIDLGTTNSAVAVLEGGKPKIITNPDGGRTTPSVVSFKNGENQVGDVAKRQAITNPDTIISIKSHMGEAGYKVNANGKDYTPQEISAMILQYIKGYAEDYLGEKVEKAVITVPAYFNDAQRQATKDAGKIAGLEVERIINEPTAAALAYGLDKLDKDEKILVYDLGGGTFDVSILELGDGVFEVLSTNGDTHLGGDDFDNKVIDYLAEQFKSENGVDLTDDKLALQRLKDAAESAKKTLSSANEAQIDLPFIASSDNGPLHLQTSLTRAKFNELTADLIKKAEQPVLSALKDAGLSFSDIDEVILNGGSTRIPAVQESVKKMTGKEPNHSINPDEAVALGAAVQGGVITGDVKDVVLLDVTPLSLGIETMGGVFTKLIERNTTIPTSKSQVFSTAADNQPAVDIHVLQGERSMAADNKTLGRFQLADIPAAPRGVPQIEVTFDIDRNGIVNVSAKDLGTQKEQKITIQAAGGLSDEEIEKMMNDAKANEEADAKKKEAVDTRNEADQLIFQTEKTLEEVGDKLGDDEKKPTQDALEALKKAKEDAAADDADLTDLKAKSEELTKVAGELAMKLYQQAAPKDGAEGDANSADDNTVDGDFEEVDPNKDDKK from the coding sequence ATGTCAAAAATTATTGGTATTGATTTAGGAACAACAAATTCAGCTGTTGCCGTCCTCGAAGGTGGCAAACCCAAGATTATTACAAACCCAGATGGTGGTCGTACAACACCTTCAGTTGTTTCATTTAAAAATGGTGAAAACCAAGTCGGCGATGTGGCAAAGCGTCAAGCAATTACAAACCCTGATACGATTATCTCAATCAAGTCTCACATGGGTGAAGCCGGGTATAAAGTTAATGCCAATGGTAAGGACTATACACCACAAGAAATTTCAGCGATGATTTTGCAATATATCAAGGGTTATGCTGAAGATTACTTAGGTGAAAAGGTCGAAAAAGCCGTTATCACCGTCCCAGCGTACTTCAACGATGCACAACGTCAAGCTACTAAAGATGCTGGTAAGATTGCTGGTTTGGAAGTAGAACGTATCATTAACGAGCCTACAGCTGCTGCGTTGGCATATGGTTTGGACAAGTTGGATAAGGATGAAAAGATTCTCGTCTATGACTTGGGTGGTGGAACATTTGATGTTTCAATTCTCGAATTAGGAGATGGCGTGTTTGAAGTTTTGTCAACCAATGGTGATACGCATCTTGGTGGTGATGACTTTGATAACAAGGTTATTGACTATTTGGCAGAACAATTTAAGTCAGAAAATGGTGTTGATTTAACGGATGATAAATTAGCATTGCAACGTTTGAAAGATGCCGCAGAATCTGCTAAGAAGACTTTGTCATCTGCAAACGAAGCTCAAATTGATTTGCCATTCATTGCTTCAAGTGATAACGGTCCTTTGCACTTGCAAACATCTTTGACACGTGCAAAGTTTAACGAATTAACAGCCGATTTGATTAAGAAGGCTGAACAACCTGTTTTGAGTGCTTTGAAAGATGCTGGATTATCATTCTCTGACATCGATGAGGTCATCTTGAACGGTGGTTCAACTCGTATTCCAGCCGTACAAGAATCTGTTAAGAAGATGACAGGTAAGGAACCTAACCACTCAATTAACCCTGATGAAGCTGTTGCTTTGGGTGCTGCTGTTCAAGGTGGAGTCATTACTGGTGATGTTAAGGATGTTGTTTTGCTTGATGTTACACCATTGTCATTGGGTATTGAGACAATGGGTGGTGTGTTCACTAAGTTAATTGAACGTAACACAACAATTCCAACTTCAAAGTCACAAGTCTTCTCAACAGCAGCTGACAATCAACCAGCCGTTGATATCCATGTGTTGCAAGGTGAACGCTCAATGGCTGCCGACAACAAGACATTGGGTCGTTTCCAATTAGCAGATATTCCAGCCGCACCACGTGGTGTGCCTCAAATTGAAGTGACATTTGACATTGACCGTAATGGTATTGTTAATGTTTCTGCTAAGGACTTAGGAACGCAGAAGGAACAAAAGATTACAATCCAAGCTGCTGGTGGTTTGTCAGACGAAGAAATTGAAAAGATGATGAATGACGCCAAGGCGAACGAAGAAGCTGATGCTAAGAAGAAAGAAGCTGTCGATACACGTAACGAAGCCGATCAATTGATTTTCCAAACTGAAAAGACTTTGGAAGAAGTTGGTGACAAGTTGGGTGATGATGAAAAGAAGCCAACGCAAGACGCTTTGGAAGCTTTGAAGAAAGCTAAAGAAGATGCCGCAGCTGATGATGCTGATTTGACAGATTTGAAGGCTAAGTCAGAAGAATTGACTAAGGTAGCCGGAGAATTGGCAATGAAATTGTATCAACAAGCAGCACCAAAGGACGGTGCTGAAGGAGATGCAAATTCTGCCGACGATAACACAGTTGATGGCGATTTTGAAGAAGTTGATCCAAACAAGGATGACAAGAAGTAA
- the grpE gene encoding nucleotide exchange factor GrpE, whose protein sequence is MTEKNEEIVEDKNISNQTDEKLTEEIESEADDLQVEPDPQQAEIDKLTEQVTNLEEKLLRSQAEIQNIQQRNARELQSVRKYDGQKLASAVLPAVDNLERALQVDANDEVSKQIKAGVEMTLKTLNQALTDNGITSTGKVGAPFDPTKHQAIQSVESDEVESDQIAQVLQKGYVLQDRVIRPAMVAVAK, encoded by the coding sequence GTGACAGAAAAAAACGAAGAAATTGTAGAAGATAAGAACATTTCCAATCAAACTGATGAAAAGTTAACTGAGGAAATTGAATCTGAAGCTGATGATTTACAGGTGGAACCTGATCCACAACAAGCGGAAATTGATAAGCTAACAGAACAAGTTACCAACCTTGAAGAAAAGTTATTACGTTCACAAGCAGAGATTCAAAATATACAACAACGTAATGCACGTGAACTACAAAGTGTACGCAAGTATGATGGACAAAAATTAGCCAGTGCAGTATTGCCAGCTGTTGATAATTTGGAAAGAGCGCTTCAAGTTGACGCTAACGATGAAGTGTCGAAGCAAATTAAAGCAGGTGTGGAGATGACACTTAAGACGCTGAATCAAGCTTTAACTGACAATGGTATTACGTCAACAGGTAAAGTTGGTGCGCCTTTTGATCCAACCAAACATCAAGCAATTCAAAGTGTTGAGTCAGATGAAGTTGAATCTGATCAGATTGCACAAGTTTTGCAAAAAGGTTATGTACTACAAGATCGCGTAATTCGACCAGCAATGGTTGCAGTGGCAAAATAA
- the hrcA gene encoding heat-inducible transcription repressor HrcA → MALTERQKLILTAIIYEYTQREHAVGSKSLQEHLDIKISSATIRNEMAALESDDLIKKMHTSAGRVPSYEGYRYYLDHLMMTRKATNRDVQAVIQSFRGNFHEIDDLLDEAASTLSNLTGYTALILKPRRIDIKVSGFRLVPLEGHQLIAVLVTNDGKVTSQTFKLPNEMAIESLESMVSYINDQMVGRPINDVLRMMQSDELPTQMSRVIKTPAAFLQLFGDVLARSNGDNVHIGGRLNVLDFSKETDITDVKPLLEFLNNAEDVRQIASPTRDVQVKIGREIGEPLLSEFSLITRGFLVPNQGSGIIALLGPIPMPYSTNTLITDAFGEALSRKMIEYT, encoded by the coding sequence ATGGCGCTAACAGAACGACAAAAGTTAATCTTAACCGCCATTATTTATGAGTATACACAGCGTGAGCATGCGGTTGGTTCAAAGAGTTTGCAAGAACATCTAGACATTAAAATCAGTTCCGCTACAATTCGTAATGAAATGGCGGCATTAGAATCCGATGATCTTATAAAAAAAATGCATACCTCTGCTGGTCGGGTGCCATCATATGAAGGGTATCGTTATTATTTAGATCACCTGATGATGACACGCAAAGCCACTAATCGCGATGTGCAAGCTGTCATTCAATCATTCCGTGGGAACTTCCATGAGATAGATGATTTACTAGACGAAGCAGCTAGCACATTATCAAATTTAACTGGCTATACTGCCTTGATTTTAAAGCCAAGGCGAATTGATATCAAGGTTTCAGGTTTTCGATTGGTCCCCTTGGAGGGGCACCAGTTGATTGCAGTATTGGTCACTAATGATGGTAAAGTAACTAGCCAGACATTTAAATTGCCAAATGAAATGGCGATTGAATCGTTAGAAAGTATGGTCTCATACATCAATGACCAGATGGTCGGTCGACCAATCAATGATGTACTGCGTATGATGCAGTCTGATGAGTTACCTACGCAAATGAGTCGCGTGATTAAAACACCCGCTGCTTTTTTGCAACTCTTTGGCGACGTATTGGCACGATCGAATGGTGATAACGTTCATATAGGCGGACGTTTAAATGTTTTAGACTTTAGTAAAGAAACAGATATCACTGATGTGAAACCTCTGTTGGAATTTTTGAACAATGCTGAGGATGTTAGACAAATTGCTTCGCCAACGAGAGATGTTCAAGTCAAAATTGGACGTGAGATTGGTGAACCATTACTTTCAGAATTCAGTTTGATTACGCGTGGATTTTTGGTACCTAATCAAGGAAGTGGTATTATTGCTTTACTTGGTCCGATTCCGATGCCATATAGTACCAATACGTTGATTACAGACGCGTTTGGTGAAGCGTTAAGTCGCAAAATGATTGAATATACATAG